Genomic segment of Panicum virgatum strain AP13 chromosome 9N, P.virgatum_v5, whole genome shotgun sequence:
tgtgtggaGATGGATAGCTAGGCTGTTGGAAGATACCACAAAATAGTGAGGCAATCTTAGCCAAATGGATATCTAAATGAGAATTTAGTTAGCCTTATTTACctaagctcttggagatgctctaaacaTTCATGTCTTATGTCCATGTGCTATCATCGAGGTTTAGATCCAACGATCCTCTCCGAACAATCAACCACCTAGGGTTTTACCCTTTGGTGGACTGTGCGGTAAAACACATATATGACAAGATGGGTGTCTTCTCTAGAATTTAGAATAAATCCATTgactattatattattattagtgATGACTAGAGTCTACGAATTGATGGTGGGATGCTTCTCATTTTTGTAATAACTTCTCACGGTTTATTTTTGGTGTGTCTCTTAAGGATTAATGTGGAGGTTCCAATAAAGTGTTAAATTGGGAAGATGATGTATGTCCAATGGTCCATAAAGTTCTATGCTTGTATTGAAACGGCTAGCTTATGCAATGTACGGGTAACTTAGCTAGCCGTGAACTTGTGATGACTCAACTAATAGTATTAAACAAACTAAAATGGGAATGAAGGCCGAAGGGAACCGCAGCAAACAAACTTACACTCGCACAAAACTATTGTTTTCGTCGCAAATAATATGACTCCAAGAGCAGGGGAAGAGCATCGGGTTCCAGTCAGCAAGCTGGTTGTCAGTAGCATTCAGCATCAGCTTCATATCCAATAATGCATCACCTAAGAGCACAAAAGACGCTTCTCCGTTATGCATTATATCACAAGTCTGGTGAACTGTTCAGTAATTTTGGAAGTGAACTAAGAAGGTGAAGAACTACTAAAAAAATGGGTACTTCGTAAACCTTCTCGATTAGATAATGAAACCGGGAGCAGAGATGCTAAAATTAGCATGATGCGGAGCAGGAGGCACTCCATCTTTCTTTTATGTTCTATTGCTGCTGTCGAATGGGAGCTCCTTGGGAAGACTCCGCCGATGAGACTAGGCGAGAACATACGCAAACTGATCGAGTTAGCGGCAAAGCAAACCCAGTGGTTCCCGGCTGATACGGTGAACAAACAAGTCAGGGCGATATGGAGGAGCGGCGATATGGAGGAGCACAAAACAACAAAAAGTAGAAGGCACGGAGATTTCAGTTAGTAACTCCAAGACAAAACTATAGCATAATACTCATATAGAACTCGTGAGAAATACCTGAGTTTCTATGGCCATCAAGCAAGAACGCTGGCAAGACTCCAATCGAACTCTAGGAACTTCTAGTGATGAACGAACCTGCTCAGAGTTAACTGAACCAAAAACA
This window contains:
- the LOC120693178 gene encoding uncharacterized protein LOC120693178 yields the protein MAIETQIALTCLFTVSAGNHWVCFAANSISLRMFSPSLIGGVFPRSSHSTAAIEHKRKMECLLLRIMLILASLLPVSLSNREGDALLDMKLMLNATDNQLADWNPMLFPCSWSHIICDENNSFVRVLAIHLHTHIHWHVGPARHHSPSHLHPRLHGRGRSLPSASSPPAVSAARSPRPPWPCPPSPRSASQPRRRRCGLAPEGVGAAGRGRRAEGGGREL